The following proteins are encoded in a genomic region of Gossypium hirsutum isolate 1008001.06 chromosome D05, Gossypium_hirsutum_v2.1, whole genome shotgun sequence:
- the LOC107904770 gene encoding dynamin-related protein 12A, giving the protein MVCATLRHSIPKSIVYCQVHEAKRSLLDFFYTELGKLEQKRLSALLNEDPAIMERRSALAKRLELYRSAQAEIDMVAWSK; this is encoded by the exons ATGGTCTGCGCTACTTTGCGCCACTCGATTCCAAAGTCCATTGTTTATTGTCAAGTCCATGAAGCTAAAAGAAGCCTGCTTGACTTTTTCTACACGGAATTGGGTAAACTGGAG CAAAAACGATTATCGGCATTACTGAATGAGGATCCAGCAATCATGGAACGCCGATCCGCTCTTGCGAAGAGACTGGAATTATATAGGAGTGCACAAGCTGAAATCGATATGGTCGCTTGGTCGAAGTAA
- the LOC107904771 gene encoding uncharacterized protein produces the protein MATQREGQASQETTATPPASLAELVQERYRKIKEHAETYPYVWGSYTLVYGGLALWTIYRWRKLRKTEDRVRALQERLRKLVENEEAANSGTSVKKAPTSDDKVPK, from the coding sequence ATGGCGACTCAGCGAGAAGGGCAAGCGTCTCAGGAAACTACAGCTACTCCGCCGGCTAGCCTAGCGGAATTGGTGCAGGAACGATATCGGAAAATCAAGGAGCACGCTGAAACGTATCCTTATGTATGGGGGTCTTACACGCTTGTTTATGGCGGCTTGGCACTTTGGACTATTTACAGATGGAGGAAACTTCGTAAGACTGAGGATCGAGTGCGAGCCCTTCAAGAAAGACTCCGGAAGCTTGTCGAAAATGAAGAAGCAGCAAACTCTGGTACATCTGTTAAAAAGGCTCCAACCTCTGATGATAAAGTTCCCAAGTAG